A single Atopobiaceae bacterium DNA region contains:
- a CDS encoding YfhO family protein, producing MEDKRERDDEGARSARTTRRVRHSRRGLMGALEASEDKLAVWEQSRPGRFRAAYWRCYNRAFLLLLLVVLGTYLVNGRSIVWRVDGLEQYYQFFAYEGEWLRGILSSLLSGQGLQVPLWTWDLGYGADIPTTLDVIFDPVNLFSALVPVRYSEYAYQACVVLRLYLAGIAFSAYALRRGSSRFGTLAGAMTYAFSATLLEGLVWPGSMVGAILFPLVLLGVEKVLAGERPYLLIGMGVLLFVASYYYGYIIAIFLVAYCLVRVRQVEGTLAPRVVLSWAVRIGGCLVLAIAVSAFSLVPAVEALTGMSRFTSSSVTESITYSLSYYLGIGPGLVSGYVVGSDCYVGYGAVALLACASLLCHRHEHRALRIALVACTAMLLVPLAGSIMNGGNYATNRWVFVYAALVSYVVSIEAPRLLHLERHDLYVLIGVGIGLAVWTFVVASARTEGNVAALFCVLAVLLVLALDDVAPRRRRYLLMTCLVCSLSINAFYFIDSSEGGVSTNDSALTAMYTGLTSDNPTSLATTIDDDSFWRLDVDPAGSTVAGGHYSIPSNSGLLQDLKSYNFYSSIYDSDVDRFHTELGLCDADVNFLYDNLGGRSALEAICSTKYYLVPDEGDITAAYGYDTTVVAQGQVNGESYKVYEADDALPLGFTYSSVISRSTYDSLSMAGKQEALLQGCVVSDDEASSTSVPTTEPTIESTTVDSSVVSSSGCSVSDGSIKVDSAGATVTLSCAGLSGSDTYLQFTNLQYESLLPSEAYSSDQWNALRWYQKAKVLLEDQSYSCPSGYRISASADKGSAARFISNSRSTSHMYGGKTNWLLDLGYSDEAQSTVTLTFNTTGIYTFDSMDIVCQPQDGFDSQVVALGEETMQDTVVGCNSVTGDVSLSSERMLYFSIPYSSGWTATVDGEPATLIEANTAFMALDLPAGEHTIELHYMTPGLREGAAVSMCGLAALVGVIVLQERHRRGTKGGK from the coding sequence ATGGAAGACAAGAGGGAGAGGGACGACGAAGGTGCACGCTCGGCGCGCACGACCCGTCGCGTGCGCCATTCCCGTCGGGGCCTCATGGGGGCTCTCGAGGCCTCCGAGGACAAGCTCGCGGTCTGGGAGCAGTCCCGTCCTGGTCGTTTCCGCGCCGCCTACTGGCGCTGCTACAACAGGGCGTTCCTTCTCCTTCTGCTCGTCGTGCTTGGCACCTATCTCGTGAACGGTCGCTCCATCGTGTGGCGGGTGGACGGACTTGAGCAGTACTACCAGTTCTTCGCCTATGAGGGGGAGTGGCTGAGGGGAATCCTCTCGTCCCTCCTCTCCGGGCAGGGGCTCCAGGTGCCGCTCTGGACCTGGGACCTGGGCTATGGGGCCGACATCCCCACGACGCTCGATGTCATCTTCGACCCCGTGAACCTGTTCTCCGCGCTCGTGCCGGTACGCTATTCCGAGTATGCCTATCAGGCCTGCGTCGTCCTGCGCCTCTATCTGGCCGGTATCGCGTTCTCCGCCTATGCCCTGCGCCGCGGCAGCTCCCGTTTCGGCACGCTGGCGGGTGCCATGACCTACGCGTTCTCGGCCACCCTGCTCGAGGGGCTCGTCTGGCCCGGTTCCATGGTGGGGGCCATCCTGTTCCCCCTCGTCCTTCTCGGCGTGGAGAAGGTCCTTGCTGGCGAGCGGCCCTACCTGCTCATAGGCATGGGCGTGTTGCTCTTCGTGGCCTCCTACTACTACGGCTACATCATCGCCATCTTCCTCGTCGCCTACTGCCTCGTGCGCGTCCGACAGGTCGAGGGGACCTTGGCGCCTCGTGTCGTACTCTCATGGGCCGTGCGAATCGGTGGGTGCCTCGTGCTGGCCATCGCCGTCTCGGCCTTCTCGCTCGTGCCTGCCGTCGAGGCCTTGACGGGCATGAGCCGGTTCACCTCGAGTTCGGTCACCGAGAGCATCACCTATTCGCTCTCGTACTATCTTGGGATCGGTCCGGGGCTCGTGTCGGGGTATGTGGTGGGGAGCGACTGCTACGTGGGGTATGGGGCAGTCGCCCTGCTGGCTTGCGCGTCGTTGCTCTGCCATAGGCACGAGCATCGTGCCCTGAGAATCGCGCTCGTCGCGTGCACGGCCATGCTGCTCGTACCCCTTGCCGGCAGCATCATGAACGGTGGGAACTACGCCACCAACCGCTGGGTCTTCGTCTATGCCGCCCTTGTCTCCTATGTCGTCTCGATCGAGGCACCTCGGCTGCTCCATCTCGAGCGGCATGACCTCTATGTGCTCATTGGCGTGGGCATAGGCCTTGCCGTATGGACGTTCGTGGTGGCGAGCGCGCGTACCGAGGGGAACGTCGCGGCGCTGTTCTGCGTGCTTGCCGTCCTGCTCGTCCTCGCGCTCGACGACGTCGCGCCTCGTCGTCGTCGCTATCTGCTCATGACCTGCCTGGTCTGCTCGCTCAGCATCAATGCCTTCTACTTCATCGATTCGAGCGAGGGCGGCGTGTCGACCAACGACTCGGCCCTCACGGCGATGTATACGGGTCTGACCTCGGATAACCCCACGAGCCTGGCCACCACGATTGACGATGACTCCTTCTGGCGCCTTGATGTCGATCCAGCCGGTTCCACCGTGGCCGGAGGGCATTACTCGATCCCTTCGAATTCCGGTCTGCTCCAGGACCTCAAGAGCTACAACTTCTACAGCTCCATCTATGACTCTGACGTCGACCGCTTCCACACAGAGCTCGGGCTCTGCGACGCAGACGTCAACTTCTTGTATGACAACCTCGGCGGTCGCTCGGCGCTCGAGGCAATCTGCTCCACCAAGTACTACCTCGTCCCGGACGAGGGGGACATCACCGCTGCCTATGGCTATGACACCACGGTCGTGGCCCAGGGACAGGTGAACGGCGAGTCCTATAAGGTCTACGAGGCCGATGACGCCCTGCCACTGGGCTTCACCTATTCGAGCGTCATCTCTCGCTCGACCTATGACTCGCTTTCCATGGCAGGCAAGCAGGAGGCCCTCCTCCAGGGGTGTGTCGTGAGCGATGACGAGGCATCATCCACCAGCGTCCCCACGACCGAGCCCACCATCGAGAGCACCACGGTCGACTCGTCCGTGGTCTCCAGCAGCGGCTGCTCCGTCTCTGACGGCTCCATCAAGGTGGATTCCGCGGGGGCCACCGTGACCCTTTCCTGCGCCGGCCTTTCGGGCAGTGACACCTATCTCCAATTTACCAACCTCCAATACGAGAGCCTCCTGCCGAGCGAGGCCTATTCCTCAGACCAGTGGAATGCGCTGCGCTGGTATCAGAAGGCGAAGGTCCTGCTCGAGGACCAGAGCTACTCGTGCCCATCCGGCTATAGGATCAGTGCCTCTGCGGACAAGGGGAGCGCTGCTCGTTTCATAAGCAACAGCAGGTCGACCTCCCACATGTATGGTGGAAAGACCAATTGGCTGCTTGACCTTGGGTACTCTGACGAGGCACAGTCAACGGTGACCTTGACGTTCAATACGACCGGCATCTACACGTTCGACTCGATGGACATCGTGTGCCAGCCGCAGGACGGCTTTGACTCGCAGGTCGTCGCCCTTGGCGAGGAGACGATGCAGGATACCGTGGTCGGCTGCAACTCGGTGACGGGCGACGTCTCGCTCTCGTCCGAGAGGATGCTGTACTTCTCGATACCCTATTCGAGTGGCTGGACGGCAACCGTCGACGGAGAGCCGGCGACGCTCATAGAGGCCAACACCGCCTTCATGGCGCTCGACCTTCCGGCGGGGGAGCATACCATCGAGCTCCACTACATGACGCCCGGACTTCGCGAGGGTGCGGCCGTGAGCATGTGCGGCCTTGCGGCGCTTGTGGGTGTCATAGTGTTGCAGGAACGACACAGGAGAGGGACGAAGGGTGGCAAGTGA
- the pepT gene encoding peptidase T — MGDMQTSDVLERFLRYVQVDSQSDPAHEDVTPSTACQHDMATLLAGELRDLGCADATADGHAYVTATVPASTGAVGLPALGLCAHIDTSFDAPAHAVSPHIVRYEGGALVSGVVDGREVASTPETNPDLAQMVGCDIVCSDGTTLLSADDKAGVAEVMALVARLAADPTLPHPTLKIAFVPDEEIGHGASLLDLDRFGAAWCYTVDGEELGEYNYECFSASQATVHAVGTMVHPGSAKDVMVNALTVLREFDEMLPAWERPEHTCGYEGYYHALSMSGSAAEATYTYIVRDFDAQAFAGREQTLRDVAAFLNARYGTSAHVDVDVREEYRNMAEKFDGLGFLIDNAAEANRLAGIDAHAAAVRGGTDGAQLTFRGLPCPNLATGCHNAHSVREFVAVRDLEATVEVLTALVGLFAVPQE; from the coding sequence ATGGGTGACATGCAGACAAGTGACGTGCTCGAGCGGTTCCTGCGCTATGTGCAGGTGGACTCGCAGTCCGACCCGGCGCACGAGGACGTGACGCCTTCCACGGCGTGCCAGCATGACATGGCGACCCTGCTCGCTGGAGAGCTCAGGGACCTGGGCTGCGCGGATGCCACGGCCGACGGGCACGCCTACGTCACCGCCACGGTGCCGGCCTCGACCGGAGCCGTGGGTCTGCCGGCCCTCGGGCTCTGCGCGCACATCGACACCTCGTTCGACGCGCCGGCGCATGCCGTGAGCCCGCACATCGTACGCTACGAGGGAGGTGCGCTCGTCTCCGGCGTGGTCGACGGCCGTGAGGTGGCCTCGACGCCCGAGACGAACCCCGACCTGGCCCAGATGGTGGGCTGCGACATCGTCTGCTCCGATGGCACCACGCTCCTCTCGGCAGATGACAAGGCTGGCGTCGCCGAGGTCATGGCCCTGGTGGCCCGCCTCGCGGCCGACCCGACCCTTCCGCACCCCACGCTGAAGATCGCCTTCGTGCCCGACGAGGAGATCGGCCATGGTGCGTCCCTGCTCGACCTCGACCGCTTCGGCGCGGCCTGGTGCTACACCGTGGACGGCGAGGAGCTGGGTGAGTACAACTACGAGTGCTTCTCGGCATCGCAGGCCACGGTGCATGCGGTGGGCACGATGGTCCATCCGGGCAGTGCCAAGGATGTCATGGTGAACGCCCTCACGGTCCTGCGCGAGTTCGACGAGATGCTGCCTGCCTGGGAGCGCCCCGAGCATACCTGCGGCTACGAGGGCTACTACCACGCGCTCTCGATGTCGGGCTCGGCGGCGGAGGCCACGTACACCTACATCGTGCGCGACTTCGACGCGCAGGCCTTCGCGGGTCGCGAGCAGACGCTCCGTGACGTCGCCGCCTTCCTGAACGCGCGATACGGCACGAGCGCCCATGTGGACGTGGACGTCCGCGAGGAGTACCGCAACATGGCCGAGAAGTTCGACGGGCTCGGCTTCCTCATCGACAACGCAGCCGAGGCCAACCGCCTGGCTGGCATTGACGCGCATGCGGCGGCGGTGCGCGGCGGCACCGATGGCGCGCAGCTCACCTTCCGCGGCCTGCCCTGCCCCAACCTGGCGACCGGCTGCCACAACGCCCATAGCGTGCGCGAGTTCGTGGCCGTCCGTGACCTCGAGGCGACGGTCGAGGTGCTGACCGCCCTCGTGGGGCTCTTCGCCGTCCCGCAGGAGTAG
- a CDS encoding glycoside hydrolase family 32 protein produces MTGSPSARDIWRPGFHLLPPAGWVNDPNGLCQFEGTYHVFCQCSPDWPALDATRGWGHLTSRDLVTWEWQGMALMPDTADDATGAYSGSAFVGDDGLLHLVYTGNVKLPGKHDYITSGRLANQIEVTSADGEHLSSKRVVLRNADYPSWCSCHVRDPKVWRQAGTLHMLLGARGLDSEGAALVYRSDDDGATWELEEEVRPGTPGAFGYMWECPDRVSLDGHEYLAFCPQGLEHGHLRFQNVYQSGYVPLEDRLLSADAMAEDGVPLRHVDVDDFREWDLGFDFYAPQTFATDDGRTVLIGWAGLPDVPYGNPTGELGWMHCLTVPRELTRGSNGTVCQRPVGELARLRGNEAPLLDDEVTFEHGRFDLEVTGITASSWKVTLAAASNGSVVLACDDGSLTLAFDGTAGDGRDVRRAHVGHVDDLRILCDRSIMEVYLDGGATVMTTRWYPSTSAVRLDVSCGDAETHVWPMADVMSEALAGTR; encoded by the coding sequence ATGACCGGCAGCCCCTCAGCACGTGACATCTGGCGTCCCGGCTTCCACCTGCTGCCGCCAGCCGGCTGGGTGAACGACCCCAACGGCCTCTGCCAGTTCGAGGGCACCTACCACGTGTTCTGCCAGTGCTCCCCCGACTGGCCCGCCTTGGATGCCACCCGTGGGTGGGGCCACCTCACGAGCCGCGACCTCGTCACGTGGGAATGGCAGGGCATGGCCCTCATGCCCGACACCGCAGACGACGCCACCGGCGCCTACTCCGGATCGGCCTTCGTAGGTGACGACGGTCTCCTGCACCTGGTCTACACCGGCAACGTCAAGCTGCCGGGCAAGCACGACTACATCACGAGCGGCAGGCTCGCCAACCAGATCGAGGTCACCTCGGCCGACGGCGAGCACCTCTCGAGCAAGCGCGTGGTCCTTCGCAACGCCGACTATCCCTCCTGGTGCTCGTGCCATGTGCGCGACCCGAAGGTCTGGAGACAGGCGGGCACGCTCCACATGCTGCTGGGGGCTCGCGGCCTCGACTCCGAGGGAGCCGCCCTCGTCTATCGCTCGGATGACGACGGTGCGACCTGGGAGCTCGAGGAGGAGGTGCGCCCAGGCACGCCCGGCGCCTTCGGCTACATGTGGGAGTGCCCCGACCGGGTCTCGCTCGACGGCCATGAGTACCTGGCATTCTGCCCGCAAGGTCTCGAGCATGGGCACCTGCGCTTCCAGAACGTCTACCAGTCCGGCTACGTGCCGCTCGAGGACAGGCTCCTCTCGGCCGACGCTATGGCGGAGGATGGCGTGCCACTCCGCCATGTGGACGTCGACGACTTCCGCGAGTGGGACCTCGGCTTCGACTTCTACGCGCCGCAGACCTTCGCCACGGACGACGGTCGTACCGTCCTCATCGGCTGGGCAGGCCTTCCCGACGTCCCCTATGGCAATCCGACCGGCGAGCTCGGATGGATGCACTGCCTCACCGTCCCTCGCGAGCTCACACGAGGCAGCAACGGCACCGTCTGCCAGCGTCCCGTGGGCGAGCTCGCCCGTCTGCGCGGCAACGAGGCCCCGCTGCTGGACGACGAGGTCACCTTCGAGCACGGCCGCTTCGACCTCGAGGTCACGGGCATCACAGCCAGCTCCTGGAAGGTCACGCTGGCGGCCGCGAGCAACGGCTCGGTCGTCCTGGCATGCGATGACGGCTCCCTCACGCTCGCCTTCGACGGCACGGCCGGCGACGGGCGCGACGTACGGCGGGCGCATGTGGGCCACGTCGACGACCTGCGCATCCTCTGCGACCGCTCGATCATGGAGGTCTACCTCGACGGAGGTGCCACGGTGATGACGACGCGCTGGTACCCGTCCACGTCCGCCGTCCGCCTGGACGTCTCCTGCGGGGATGCCGAGACCCACGTCTGGCCTATGGCCGACGTGATGAGCGAGGCGCTTGCAGGCACCCGCTAA
- a CDS encoding glucose PTS transporter subunit IIA: MDYKKAAEEVLAAIGGKGNLVSAAHCATRLRLVIADDSKVNKKALDDAEGVKGVFSAAGQLQIIFGTGTVNKVYDQFIKVSGVEASSKDEAKATGARKGNWFQRAIKALGDVFVPIIPAIVASGLLMGLCNGLGQAFPALADTGEFQMISLFSNASFVFLQILIGFSAAKVFGGNPYLGAVIGMIMIHTSLTSAWDVPSITAGTAFTIATDSVTGAQSIVKQAISYFPLLGGLYQVPATGYQGHVIPVVIAVWFMSKLEIQLHKHVPDIIDLFVTPLVTVLVTGFLTLTIFGPVFATLENWILSGVEYLITIPFGIGAFLCGAVYAPTVVCGIHHMYNALEMGMLAAATPMDTWMPIATAANVAQGAACLAVAVKTKRAKTKELALPSSLSAFLGITEPAIFGVNLPNMKPFIAACIGAAFGAAVSSILGVYATAMGITGLFGFLTTTNCTLQYALVMVVSFVIAFGISFFLYKDPVDDESEQDAGDATVTELPSTEDPEPETLVSPIEGACVAMSDVPDETFAKCVMGKGVAIRPAKGQVCSPCDGTITMLFETKHAIGIVSDKGAEVLIHIGLDTVEMGGTPFTACVATGDHVKAGDLLIKADLDAIKAAGYDTITPIVVTNTDKYASVDTSAAEGSDVKAGDEVIVLG, translated from the coding sequence ATGGACTACAAGAAGGCAGCAGAAGAGGTGCTCGCCGCCATCGGCGGCAAGGGCAACCTCGTGTCGGCGGCGCACTGCGCGACACGCCTGCGTCTGGTCATCGCCGATGACTCGAAGGTGAACAAGAAGGCGCTCGACGACGCCGAGGGCGTCAAGGGGGTCTTCTCGGCTGCCGGTCAGCTCCAGATCATCTTCGGCACCGGCACGGTCAACAAGGTCTACGACCAGTTCATCAAGGTCAGCGGCGTCGAGGCCTCCTCCAAGGACGAGGCCAAGGCCACAGGTGCCAGGAAGGGCAACTGGTTCCAGCGCGCCATCAAGGCCCTCGGCGACGTCTTCGTCCCCATCATCCCCGCCATCGTGGCATCCGGCCTGCTCATGGGCCTGTGCAACGGCCTCGGCCAGGCCTTCCCGGCGCTCGCTGACACCGGCGAGTTCCAGATGATCAGCCTCTTCTCCAACGCGTCCTTCGTCTTCCTGCAGATCCTCATCGGCTTCTCGGCCGCCAAGGTCTTCGGCGGCAACCCCTACCTGGGTGCCGTCATCGGCATGATCATGATCCATACCTCGCTCACGAGCGCATGGGACGTGCCTAGCATCACGGCCGGTACCGCCTTCACCATCGCGACCGACTCCGTCACGGGAGCCCAGTCGATCGTCAAACAGGCCATCTCGTACTTCCCGCTGCTGGGAGGCCTCTACCAGGTGCCTGCCACGGGTTACCAGGGACACGTCATCCCCGTGGTCATCGCCGTGTGGTTCATGTCCAAGCTCGAGATCCAGCTGCACAAGCACGTCCCTGACATCATCGACCTCTTCGTGACCCCGCTCGTGACCGTCCTCGTGACCGGCTTCCTCACGCTCACCATCTTCGGGCCCGTCTTCGCCACCCTCGAGAACTGGATCCTCTCCGGCGTCGAGTACCTGATCACCATCCCGTTCGGCATCGGCGCGTTCCTCTGCGGCGCGGTCTATGCGCCTACCGTGGTCTGCGGCATCCACCACATGTACAACGCCCTCGAGATGGGCATGCTCGCCGCGGCCACCCCCATGGACACCTGGATGCCCATCGCCACCGCCGCCAACGTCGCCCAGGGTGCCGCCTGCCTGGCCGTCGCCGTCAAGACCAAGCGCGCCAAGACCAAGGAGCTCGCACTCCCCTCGTCCCTCTCGGCCTTCCTCGGCATCACCGAACCTGCCATCTTCGGTGTCAACCTGCCTAACATGAAGCCCTTCATCGCCGCCTGCATCGGTGCCGCCTTCGGCGCAGCCGTGAGCTCGATCCTCGGCGTCTATGCCACGGCCATGGGCATCACCGGGCTCTTCGGCTTCCTCACCACCACCAACTGCACGCTCCAGTACGCGCTCGTCATGGTCGTCTCGTTCGTCATCGCCTTCGGCATCTCCTTCTTCCTCTACAAGGACCCCGTCGACGACGAGTCCGAGCAGGACGCCGGCGACGCCACCGTCACCGAGCTCCCCAGCACCGAGGACCCTGAGCCCGAGACGCTCGTCTCCCCCATCGAGGGCGCCTGCGTGGCCATGTCCGACGTCCCCGACGAGACCTTCGCGAAGTGCGTCATGGGCAAGGGCGTCGCCATCAGGCCTGCCAAGGGCCAGGTCTGCTCGCCCTGCGACGGCACCATCACGATGCTCTTCGAGACCAAGCACGCCATCGGCATCGTCTCCGACAAGGGCGCCGAGGTCCTCATCCACATCGGCCTCGACACCGTCGAGATGGGCGGCACGCCGTTCACCGCCTGCGTCGCCACCGGTGACCATGTGAAGGCGGGCGACCTGCTCATCAAGGCCGACCTCGACGCCATCAAGGCCGCCGGCTACGACACGATCACCCCGATCGTGGTCACCAACACCGACAAGTACGCCTCGGTGGACACGTCCGCCGCCGAGGGCTCCGACGTGAAGGCCGGCGACGAGGTCATCGTCCTGGGATAG